From the Martelella mediterranea DSM 17316 genome, one window contains:
- a CDS encoding osmoprotectant NAGGN system M42 family peptidase: MKRLTIDADYLSDILKSLLAIPSPTGYTDPIVRFVTGELEKLGLSVELTRRGAIRAVRRGVDSRGARAVVSHVDTLGAQVKYLKSNGRLELVPIGTWSARFAEGARATIFTEKGSYRGTILPLKASGHTFNNEIDELPVGWQYVELRVDALTRDEADLDRLGIEIGDIVAIDPLPEFLDNGFIVSRHLDNKAGVALMLAALKAMQDENVETPVASHWLFTIAEEVGVGASSIVSPEVASLVSIDNGTSAPGQNSSEFGVTIAMADQTGPFDWHLTKKLVDVCKANDIRYQKDVFRYYRSDSASAVEAGADVRTALVAFGVDASHGYERIHMHALRSIAEMITAYLTSDVEIKRDFQQSGPMTGFTRQPTGRAKQELSADVESETIDDPAHPHHAGHA; encoded by the coding sequence ATGAAACGACTGACGATTGACGCCGATTACCTGTCCGACATTCTCAAATCGCTCCTCGCGATTCCCTCGCCGACAGGCTACACCGACCCCATCGTCCGTTTCGTGACCGGAGAGCTGGAAAAGCTCGGCCTTTCGGTGGAGCTGACCCGTCGCGGCGCGATCCGCGCCGTCCGGCGCGGCGTCGACAGCCGCGGCGCGCGCGCCGTGGTTTCGCATGTCGATACGCTCGGCGCGCAGGTGAAATATCTGAAATCGAACGGAAGGCTGGAACTGGTGCCGATCGGTACATGGTCGGCGCGGTTTGCCGAGGGCGCGCGCGCCACGATCTTCACCGAAAAGGGCTCCTATCGCGGCACCATCCTGCCGCTGAAGGCGTCCGGGCACACCTTCAACAATGAAATCGACGAGCTGCCGGTCGGCTGGCAATATGTCGAGCTGCGCGTCGATGCCCTGACCCGCGACGAAGCCGATCTCGACCGGCTCGGCATCGAGATCGGCGATATCGTCGCGATCGATCCCCTTCCGGAATTTCTGGACAACGGCTTCATCGTCTCGCGCCATCTTGACAACAAGGCCGGCGTGGCGCTGATGCTGGCCGCGCTGAAGGCGATGCAGGACGAGAATGTCGAAACCCCGGTCGCCAGCCACTGGCTGTTCACGATTGCCGAGGAAGTCGGCGTCGGCGCGTCCTCGATCGTCTCGCCGGAAGTCGCATCGCTGGTTTCGATTGACAACGGCACCTCGGCGCCGGGCCAGAACTCCTCGGAATTCGGCGTCACCATCGCGATGGCCGACCAGACCGGCCCGTTCGACTGGCACCTGACCAAGAAGCTTGTCGATGTCTGCAAGGCCAACGATATCCGCTACCAGAAGGACGTGTTCCGCTACTACCGTTCGGATTCGGCAAGCGCGGTCGAAGCGGGCGCTGATGTGCGCACCGCGCTGGTCGCCTTCGGCGTCGATGCCTCGCACGGCTATGAGCGTATTCACATGCATGCGCTGCGCTCGATCGCGGAAATGATCACCGCCTATCTGACCTCCGATGTCGAGATCAAGCGCGACTTCCAGCAGTCCGGCCCGATGACCGGCTTCACCCGCCAGCCGACCGGCAGGGCCAAGCAGGAACTTTCCGCCGACGTCGAAAGCGAAACCATCGACGACCCGGCGCACCCGCATCACGCGGGGCATGCCTGA
- the ngg gene encoding N-acetylglutaminylglutamine synthetase translates to MSSDKGSRDDHRGREAYAHRLKRMRSHGMKPPIPGGEEHGDMTPDASIDCGWGRVVFGQTFSDAKLLIETLRAEVPDHRDIAIYVRDPHVVLANAPQEVFLDPSHTFRLELSTYRPASKPPQGFFIRRLTSEIDAQAINRIYAARGMVVVRPDFFWRQRDARSISYFVAEEEHSGNILGTVTGIDHSRVFNDPEKGSSLWCLASDPQARQRGIGEALVRRLAEHFLARGASYLDLSVLHDNDPAIRLYEKLGFRRVPFFTVKRKNQINEKLFTGPEADDYEELNPYARLIVTEARRRGISAEITDARGGFFRLSYGGRSIHCRESLSELTTSVAMSICDDKSVTRRFVEEAGVKVPRQMTSDAGEDAIRGFLEDAGHLVVKPARGEQGRGISVGITTYEDLEEAVKAAKAYCDTVLIEEMVQGEDLRLIVINYRLVAAAVRRPAHIVADGKSSIEQLIASQSERRSAATGGESSIPLDAETERTVRDAGYTFADVPEAGTEIRVRRTANLHTGGTIHDVTDIVHPKLVDAAISAARAINIPVVGIDLMIKSPQNPDYAFIEANERPGLANHEPQPTAERFVDLLFPLSMPAGVRHSVREAHKNE, encoded by the coding sequence ATGAGTTCGGACAAAGGCTCCAGGGACGATCATCGCGGGCGCGAGGCCTATGCCCATCGCCTGAAACGGATGCGCTCGCACGGGATGAAGCCGCCGATCCCCGGCGGCGAGGAGCACGGCGACATGACGCCGGACGCCTCGATCGATTGCGGCTGGGGGCGGGTGGTCTTCGGCCAGACGTTTTCCGATGCCAAACTGCTGATCGAGACGCTGCGCGCCGAGGTGCCGGACCACCGCGATATCGCGATCTATGTCCGCGATCCGCATGTGGTGCTGGCGAACGCGCCGCAGGAGGTGTTTCTCGATCCCTCGCATACCTTCCGGCTGGAGCTTTCCACTTACCGCCCGGCCTCCAAGCCGCCGCAGGGCTTCTTCATCCGCCGGCTGACATCGGAGATCGATGCCCAGGCGATCAACCGGATTTATGCCGCGCGCGGCATGGTCGTGGTCAGGCCGGATTTCTTCTGGCGCCAGCGCGATGCCCGTTCGATCTCCTATTTCGTCGCCGAGGAGGAGCACAGCGGCAATATTCTCGGCACGGTGACCGGCATCGACCATTCGCGGGTGTTCAACGATCCGGAAAAGGGATCGTCGCTGTGGTGCCTGGCAAGCGACCCGCAGGCCCGCCAGCGCGGCATCGGCGAGGCGCTGGTGCGCAGGCTCGCCGAGCATTTCCTGGCGCGCGGCGCGTCCTATCTCGATCTCTCGGTGCTGCACGACAATGATCCGGCGATCCGGCTCTACGAGAAGCTCGGCTTCAGGCGGGTGCCGTTCTTCACGGTCAAGCGCAAGAACCAGATCAACGAGAAGCTGTTCACCGGACCGGAGGCGGATGACTATGAGGAACTGAACCCCTATGCCCGGCTGATCGTGACGGAGGCGCGGCGCAGGGGGATTTCAGCCGAGATCACCGATGCAAGAGGCGGCTTCTTCCGGCTCTCGTATGGCGGGCGCTCGATCCATTGCCGGGAAAGCCTGTCGGAGCTGACCACCTCGGTCGCGATGTCGATCTGCGACGATAAATCCGTGACCCGCCGTTTCGTCGAGGAGGCGGGCGTGAAGGTGCCGCGCCAGATGACCTCGGATGCCGGCGAGGATGCGATCCGCGGCTTCCTGGAGGATGCCGGCCACCTCGTGGTCAAGCCCGCGCGCGGCGAGCAGGGCAGGGGCATATCCGTCGGGATCACGACCTATGAGGATCTCGAGGAAGCCGTGAAGGCAGCGAAAGCCTATTGCGACACGGTGCTGATCGAGGAGATGGTGCAGGGCGAGGATCTGCGCCTGATCGTGATCAACTATCGGCTTGTCGCCGCCGCCGTGCGCCGCCCGGCCCATATCGTGGCCGACGGCAAATCCTCGATCGAGCAGTTGATCGCGAGCCAGAGCGAGCGGCGCAGCGCGGCAACCGGCGGCGAATCCTCGATCCCGCTCGATGCCGAGACCGAACGCACGGTGCGCGATGCCGGATACACCTTCGCCGATGTGCCGGAGGCGGGCACCGAAATCAGGGTGCGCCGAACAGCCAATCTGCATACCGGCGGCACCATTCACGATGTCACCGATATCGTCCACCCGAAGCTGGTGGATGCGGCGATTTCGGCGGCGCGCGCGATCAATATTCCGGTGGTGGGGATTGACCTGATGATCAAGTCCCCGCAAAACCCGGACTATGCCTTTATCGAGGCCAATGAGCGGCCGGGGCTAGCCAATCACGAGCCGCAGCCGACGGCCGAACGGTTTGTCGACCTGCTGTTCCCGCTTTCAATGCCGGCCGGCGTACGCCATTCGGTGCGCGAGGCCCACAAGAACGAGTAG
- a CDS encoding DUF7218 family protein — MPTAKDEARIKDEDTYQALRRDGASKEKAARIANAKANDRMKPSRKGGEAQPYEEWTRDDLYDRAREIGIEGRSKMSKKDLIKALRNH, encoded by the coding sequence ATGCCCACCGCGAAAGACGAAGCCCGGATCAAGGACGAGGATACCTATCAGGCTCTGCGTCGCGACGGAGCCTCGAAGGAAAAGGCCGCGCGCATTGCCAATGCAAAGGCCAATGACCGCATGAAGCCCTCCAGGAAGGGCGGCGAGGCGCAGCCCTATGAGGAGTGGACGCGCGACGATCTCTATGATCGCGCCCGCGAGATCGGCATCGAGGGCCGGTCGAAGATGAGCAAGAAAGACCTGATCAAGGCGCTCCGAAACCACTGA
- a CDS encoding MarR family winged helix-turn-helix transcriptional regulator: protein MMDNKPDTAINNADAVMKAIRRIAHAIDIRSKRIGRETGLTIPQIVVLKAVSDQGALTTAAISKQADLSPATTVTILDKLEAKGLITRIRSTSDRRTVQAALTETGARTLEGAPSLFADGFASDFATFTGEEQRDIVAAFKMVADLLDRDDAGSPESMAR from the coding sequence ATGATGGACAACAAACCTGATACAGCGATCAACAATGCCGATGCGGTGATGAAGGCGATCCGCCGGATCGCCCATGCGATCGACATCCGCTCGAAGCGGATCGGCCGCGAAACGGGGCTGACGATCCCGCAGATCGTGGTGCTGAAGGCCGTGAGCGACCAGGGCGCGCTGACGACGGCGGCGATTTCAAAGCAGGCGGACCTCAGCCCCGCCACCACCGTCACCATTCTCGACAAGCTCGAGGCCAAGGGGCTGATCACCCGCATCCGCTCCACAAGCGACCGGCGCACCGTGCAGGCAGCACTGACAGAGACGGGCGCGCGCACGCTGGAAGGAGCGCCGTCGCTTTTTGCGGATGGCTTCGCCTCCGACTTCGCCACCTTTACGGGAGAAGAACAGCGCGACATCGTCGCAGCCTTCAAGATGGTAGCCGACCTGCTTGATCGCGACGACGCGGGAAGCCCTGAAAGCATGGCGCGCTGA
- a CDS encoding exopolysaccharide biosynthesis protein — MSPATAPEREFHSLTEIVQQTMEEAGDGHVSVDHLMASFGHASFVPLLILPALVLITPLSGVPGLSTLCGLIIMMIAAQQLVGHTRIWLPGWIRHRQIASARLQPAMAKVLPLTRFIDRTARERLTFLFKRPFKWLLPLACVIFGAIMPLMEFIPFSSSLIGVAVTLIAFSILTRDGIFALLALVPLGAVAWGVTSVLSSL, encoded by the coding sequence TTGTCGCCCGCCACCGCGCCCGAACGCGAGTTTCACTCGCTGACGGAAATCGTTCAGCAGACCATGGAGGAGGCAGGCGACGGCCACGTTTCGGTGGACCACCTCATGGCCTCGTTCGGCCACGCCTCGTTCGTGCCGCTGCTGATCCTGCCGGCGCTGGTGCTAATCACGCCGCTGAGCGGCGTACCGGGGCTTTCGACATTATGCGGATTGATCATCATGATGATCGCGGCCCAGCAGCTCGTCGGCCATACCCGGATATGGCTCCCCGGCTGGATTCGCCACAGGCAGATCGCCAGCGCCAGGTTGCAGCCCGCCATGGCGAAGGTTCTGCCGCTGACGCGCTTTATCGACAGGACCGCGCGCGAACGCCTGACCTTTCTGTTCAAGCGTCCCTTCAAGTGGCTGCTGCCGCTTGCCTGCGTGATTTTCGGCGCGATCATGCCGCTGATGGAGTTCATCCCGTTCTCCTCGTCCCTCATCGGCGTCGCCGTGACCCTGATCGCCTTCTCGATCCTCACCCGCGACGGCATCTTCGCCCTGCTAGCCCTTGTGCCGCTGGGAGCCGTGGCCTGGGGCGTGACGAGCGTTCTGTCGTCGCTTTGA
- a CDS encoding MATE family efflux transporter, with product MENTAGRVSRPFQVTNRQVFTIALPMMIAHFSTPLVSLAATGVVGQLRNEVLIGGVALAAVIFDVLFTTFNFLRGATTGFTAQAVGAGDRRQEQRMLLGGILIALSAGLLILLLHVPIGHLGLAALDADGPVGDAAWTYYAWRVWSAPFALFNFVVFGWVIGRGEAMTALLLQVVLNALNLFLAFAGVLWLGYGLAGAGAASLIAEGMTAVIGAVLILRRTDRELWEWPDLSALKRMFSVNRDMMIRSFALLIGLSFFTRQSGVLGTDILAANTVLLRYYFLGVAFLDGFATAAEQLAGRAVGAFYRPAFERVIKLTTLWGVAMALAVSAVFFLTGPMVVALIAPIPETQALAHTYLPYAAIMPLIGVIAFQMDGVFIGATWSREMRTLMLASLAFYFAAWAVLQPLFGNHGLWIAMLLFQGARSVFFRLTLPKLADRTFSPAASP from the coding sequence GTGGAGAATACCGCCGGTCGGGTTTCGCGCCCCTTTCAGGTCACCAACCGGCAGGTTTTCACGATCGCGCTGCCGATGATGATCGCGCATTTCTCGACGCCGCTGGTCAGCCTTGCCGCGACCGGCGTGGTCGGCCAGTTGCGAAACGAGGTGCTGATCGGCGGCGTCGCGCTGGCCGCCGTCATCTTCGATGTGCTGTTCACCACATTCAACTTCCTGCGCGGCGCGACGACCGGCTTCACCGCGCAGGCCGTCGGCGCGGGCGACCGTCGCCAGGAACAGCGCATGCTGCTGGGCGGCATCTTGATCGCGCTTTCCGCGGGCCTTCTCATACTCCTGCTGCACGTGCCGATCGGCCATCTGGGCCTGGCGGCGCTCGATGCCGACGGTCCGGTGGGCGATGCGGCCTGGACCTACTACGCCTGGCGGGTGTGGTCGGCGCCGTTCGCGCTTTTCAATTTCGTGGTCTTCGGCTGGGTGATCGGCCGTGGCGAGGCGATGACGGCGCTGCTGCTGCAGGTGGTGCTGAACGCGCTGAACCTGTTTCTGGCCTTTGCCGGCGTATTATGGCTCGGTTACGGGCTCGCGGGCGCGGGAGCCGCGAGCCTGATTGCCGAGGGTATGACGGCCGTGATCGGCGCGGTCCTGATCCTCAGACGCACCGACCGAGAGCTTTGGGAATGGCCGGACCTTTCCGCGCTCAAGCGCATGTTCTCGGTCAACCGCGACATGATGATCCGCTCCTTCGCGCTTCTGATCGGGCTTTCCTTCTTCACCCGCCAGTCGGGCGTGCTCGGCACCGATATCCTGGCCGCCAATACCGTGCTGCTGCGCTATTATTTCCTCGGCGTCGCCTTCCTGGACGGTTTCGCCACCGCCGCGGAACAGCTCGCGGGCCGCGCGGTCGGCGCGTTCTACCGCCCGGCCTTCGAGCGCGTCATCAAGCTCACCACGCTCTGGGGCGTGGCGATGGCGCTGGCGGTATCGGCAGTGTTCTTCCTCACCGGCCCCATGGTCGTGGCCCTGATCGCGCCTATCCCCGAGACGCAAGCGCTCGCCCACACCTACCTGCCCTACGCTGCGATCATGCCGCTCATCGGCGTGATCGCATTCCAGATGGACGGCGTGTTCATCGGCGCGACATGGTCGCGCGAGATGCGCACGCTGATGCTGGCGTCGCTGGCCTTCTACTTCGCGGCCTGGGCGGTGCTCCAGCCGCTGTTCGGCAATCACGGCCTCTGGATCGCAATGCTGCTGTTCCAGGGCGCGCGCTCGGTCTTCTTCCGACTGACGTTGCCGAAGCTGGCGGACCGGACCTTTTCGCCTGCGGCTTCGCCATAA
- a CDS encoding N-acetylglutaminylglutamine amidotransferase, whose amino-acid sequence MCGIAGEIRFDGTLADSEAVARITAALAPRGPDGSGIFAQGRFAFGHRRLKIIDLSEKAAQPMTDPELGLTIVFNGCIYNYPELRRELEDKGYRFFSTGDTEVIMKAYHAWGRDCVKRFHGMFAFAIVERDSGKAMIARDRFGIKPFYYAMSGRNIRFASTLPALLKGGGIDKSVDPVALHHYMSFHAVVPPPHTIVKGVRKLPPATTRCFEPDGSFEDIRYWSPKHERDAATAKLTREEWRDRVLDALRTAVRRRMVSDVPVGVLLSGGVDSSIITGLLAEEGQKDLMTFSIGFEEANGEKGDEFTYSDLIAERFGTDHHKIFVPSSELMSALPDTINAMSEPMVSYDNIGFFLLSREVSKHIKVVQSGQGADEIFAGYHWYPPLENSNDVVGDYAKGFFDRDHAKLSRHLSDEWLAEEDVSRAFVESHLMAAGAEGPVDRALRLDSQVMLVDDPVKRVDNMTMAWGLEARVPFLDHELAELAATIPPEFKLNDGGKGVLKDAARLVVPHEVIDRKKGYFPVPQLKYISGEYLDMVRDVLTSQVSSERGLFRKSYLDDLFIDPIGHITPLRGSELWQVALLEMWLQSHDI is encoded by the coding sequence ATGTGTGGTATTGCCGGAGAGATCAGATTCGATGGAACCCTTGCAGATTCCGAGGCCGTTGCCCGGATTACCGCGGCGCTCGCGCCACGCGGGCCGGACGGCAGCGGCATCTTCGCCCAGGGCCGTTTCGCCTTCGGTCACCGGCGCCTGAAGATCATCGACCTTTCCGAAAAGGCCGCCCAGCCGATGACCGATCCCGAGCTCGGGCTCACCATCGTCTTCAACGGCTGCATCTATAATTATCCCGAACTCCGTCGCGAACTGGAGGACAAGGGCTACCGGTTCTTCTCCACCGGCGATACCGAAGTGATCATGAAGGCCTATCACGCCTGGGGCCGCGATTGCGTGAAGCGGTTCCACGGCATGTTCGCCTTCGCCATTGTCGAGCGCGACAGCGGCAAGGCGATGATCGCGCGCGACCGTTTCGGCATTAAGCCGTTCTATTATGCCATGAGCGGACGCAATATCCGCTTTGCCTCGACGCTGCCGGCGCTGTTGAAGGGCGGCGGCATCGATAAGTCGGTCGATCCGGTGGCGCTGCATCATTACATGTCGTTCCACGCCGTGGTTCCGCCGCCGCACACCATCGTCAAGGGCGTGCGCAAGCTGCCGCCGGCCACCACCCGCTGCTTCGAGCCGGATGGCTCATTCGAGGATATCCGCTACTGGTCGCCGAAACACGAGCGCGATGCCGCGACCGCCAAACTCACGCGCGAGGAATGGCGCGATCGGGTGCTCGACGCGCTGCGCACCGCCGTCAGGCGCCGCATGGTGTCCGACGTTCCCGTCGGCGTGCTGCTGTCGGGCGGCGTCGATTCCTCGATCATCACCGGGCTTCTGGCTGAGGAAGGCCAGAAGGACCTGATGACCTTTTCGATCGGTTTCGAGGAGGCCAATGGCGAAAAGGGCGACGAATTCACCTATTCCGACCTGATTGCCGAACGCTTCGGGACCGATCACCACAAGATCTTCGTGCCGTCCTCCGAACTGATGAGCGCGCTGCCGGACACGATCAACGCGATGTCGGAACCGATGGTCTCCTACGACAATATCGGCTTCTTCCTGCTGTCGCGCGAGGTCTCCAAGCATATCAAGGTGGTGCAATCCGGCCAGGGCGCGGACGAGATCTTCGCCGGTTATCACTGGTATCCGCCGCTGGAAAATTCCAACGATGTCGTCGGCGATTACGCCAAGGGCTTCTTCGACCGCGACCACGCCAAGCTTTCGCGCCATCTCTCGGACGAATGGCTGGCCGAGGAGGATGTCAGCCGCGCCTTCGTCGAAAGCCATCTGATGGCGGCGGGCGCCGAAGGTCCGGTCGACCGGGCGCTGCGCCTCGACAGCCAGGTCATGCTGGTTGACGACCCGGTCAAGCGGGTGGACAATATGACGATGGCCTGGGGTCTGGAGGCGCGCGTGCCGTTCCTCGACCATGAGCTCGCCGAGCTCGCGGCCACGATCCCGCCGGAGTTCAAGCTCAATGACGGCGGCAAGGGCGTGCTGAAGGATGCGGCAAGGCTGGTGGTTCCTCACGAGGTGATCGACCGCAAGAAGGGTTATTTCCCCGTGCCCCAGCTCAAATACATCTCGGGCGAGTATCTGGACATGGTGCGCGACGTGCTGACCAGCCAGGTCTCCAGCGAGCGCGGGCTGTTCAGGAAGAGCTATCTCGATGACCTGTTCATCGACCCGATCGGCCACATCACGCCGCTGCGCGGTTCGGAACTGTGGCAGGTCGCGCTTCTGGAAATGTGGCTGCAGTCGCACGACATCTGA